The following proteins come from a genomic window of Lolium rigidum isolate FL_2022 chromosome 5, APGP_CSIRO_Lrig_0.1, whole genome shotgun sequence:
- the LOC124652259 gene encoding probable ubiquitin receptor RAD23 isoform X3, translating to MKVSVKTLKGSSFQIEVNPADKISDVKKLIESSQGQNVYPADQQMLVHQGKVLKDETTLEENKVLENNFLVIMLRQNKGSSSAAPAKSKEPSNQAPPTQTVPATPASQAPVTPAPQAVTAPAPIAPGPAATASPAPAVAVSTEAEPYGQAASNLVAGSNLEATIQSILEMGGGTWDRDTVLRALRAAFNNPERAIEYLYSGIPEPMDIPAPPPSAQPADPAQALQATQAAVASSGPNASPLDLFPQALPNASANAAGEGNLDVLRNNAQFRSLLSLVQANPQILQPLLQELGKQNPQILQLIQDNQAEFLRLINEPAEGDEDENLLDQFAEGVVPQTIAVTPEENEAILRLEGMGFDRALVLEVYFACNKDETLAANYLLDHINEFDDGGPQ from the exons ATGAAGGTCTCCGTGAAGACGCTCAAGGGCTCCAGCTTCCAGATCGAAGTCAACCCCGCCGACAAG ATTTCGGATGTGAAGAAGCTCATTGAGAGTTCACAAGGGCAGAATGTGTACCCAGCTGACCAGCAAATGCTTGTACATCAAGGGAAGGTGCTTAAGGATGAGACTACGTTGGAGGAAAACAAAGTTCTTGAAAACAACTTTCTTGTGATAATGCTTAGACAG AATAAGGGCTCATCAAGTGCAGCTCCAGCTAAATCGAAGGAACCCTCAAATCAG GCACCACCTACTCAGACAGTGCCTGCTACTCCTGCCTCTCAAGCTCCAGTCACCCCAGCACCTCAAGCAGTGACTGCACCAGCACCCAT TGCTCCTGGTCCAGCTGCCACAGCCTCCCCAGCTCCTGCTGTTGCCGTCTC CACTGAAGCAGAACCTTATGGTCAGGCTGCCTCAAACCTTGTTGCGGGGAGCAACCTAGAGGCAACAATTCAGTCGATTCTTGAAATGGGTGGCGGAACATGGGACAGAGACACTGTGCTGCGTGCCCTACGGGCTGCTTTCAACAATCCGGAGAGGGCTATTGAATATTTATACTCT GGTATTCCTGAGCCGATGGACATTCCTGCACCACCTCCAAGTGCCCAGCCAGCTGATCCTGCCCAGGCTTTACAAGCAACTCAAGCTGCAGTTGCCTCTTCTGGACCTAATGCTAGTCCCTTGGACCTCTTCCCTCAA GCCCTTCCAAATGCTTCAGCAAATGCTGCTGGTGAGGGAAATCTGGATGTTTTGCGTAACAATGCACAGTTCCGAAGCTTACTTTCCTTAGTGCAGGCTAACCCTCAAATCTTACAG CCATTGCTTCAAGAGCTGGGAAAGCAGAATCCTCAGATTTTACAGCTGATTCAGGACAACCAAGCTGAGTTCCTTCGTTTAATCAACGAACCAGCTGAGGGTGATGAAGACGA GAATCTCCTAGACCAGTTTGCAGAGGGAGTTGTTCCTCAGACCATAGCTGTTACTCCTGAGGAGAATGAAGCTATACTTCGT CTTGAAGGAATGGGCTTTGACCGGGCGCTTGTTCTGGAGGTGTACTTCGCCTGCAACAAGGATGAGACCTTGGCTGCAAACTACCTGTTAGACCACATTAATGAGTTCGATGACGGAGGGCCGCAGTAA
- the LOC124652259 gene encoding probable ubiquitin receptor RAD23 isoform X2, translating to MKVSVKTLKGSSFQIEVNPADKISDVKKLIESSQGQNVYPADQQMLVHQGKVLKDETTLEENKVLENNFLVIMLRQNKGSSSAAPAKSKEPSNQAPPTQTVPATPASQAPVTPAPQAVTAPAPIVPVSAPGPAATASPAPAVAVSTEAEPYGQAASNLVAGSNLEATIQSILEMGGGTWDRDTVLRALRAAFNNPERAIEYLYSGIPEPMDIPAPPPSAQPADPAQALQATQAAVASSGPNASPLDLFPQALPNASANAAGEGNLDVLRNNAQFRSLLSLVQANPQILQPLLQELGKQNPQILQLIQDNQAEFLRLINEPAEGDEDENLLDQFAEGVVPQTIAVTPEENEAILRLEGMGFDRALVLEVYFACNKDETLAANYLLDHINEFDDGGPQ from the exons ATGAAGGTCTCCGTGAAGACGCTCAAGGGCTCCAGCTTCCAGATCGAAGTCAACCCCGCCGACAAG ATTTCGGATGTGAAGAAGCTCATTGAGAGTTCACAAGGGCAGAATGTGTACCCAGCTGACCAGCAAATGCTTGTACATCAAGGGAAGGTGCTTAAGGATGAGACTACGTTGGAGGAAAACAAAGTTCTTGAAAACAACTTTCTTGTGATAATGCTTAGACAG AATAAGGGCTCATCAAGTGCAGCTCCAGCTAAATCGAAGGAACCCTCAAATCAG GCACCACCTACTCAGACAGTGCCTGCTACTCCTGCCTCTCAAGCTCCAGTCACCCCAGCACCTCAAGCAGTGACTGCACCAGCACCCAT TGTACCTGTCAGTGCTCCTGGTCCAGCTGCCACAGCCTCCCCAGCTCCTGCTGTTGCCGTCTC CACTGAAGCAGAACCTTATGGTCAGGCTGCCTCAAACCTTGTTGCGGGGAGCAACCTAGAGGCAACAATTCAGTCGATTCTTGAAATGGGTGGCGGAACATGGGACAGAGACACTGTGCTGCGTGCCCTACGGGCTGCTTTCAACAATCCGGAGAGGGCTATTGAATATTTATACTCT GGTATTCCTGAGCCGATGGACATTCCTGCACCACCTCCAAGTGCCCAGCCAGCTGATCCTGCCCAGGCTTTACAAGCAACTCAAGCTGCAGTTGCCTCTTCTGGACCTAATGCTAGTCCCTTGGACCTCTTCCCTCAA GCCCTTCCAAATGCTTCAGCAAATGCTGCTGGTGAGGGAAATCTGGATGTTTTGCGTAACAATGCACAGTTCCGAAGCTTACTTTCCTTAGTGCAGGCTAACCCTCAAATCTTACAG CCATTGCTTCAAGAGCTGGGAAAGCAGAATCCTCAGATTTTACAGCTGATTCAGGACAACCAAGCTGAGTTCCTTCGTTTAATCAACGAACCAGCTGAGGGTGATGAAGACGA GAATCTCCTAGACCAGTTTGCAGAGGGAGTTGTTCCTCAGACCATAGCTGTTACTCCTGAGGAGAATGAAGCTATACTTCGT CTTGAAGGAATGGGCTTTGACCGGGCGCTTGTTCTGGAGGTGTACTTCGCCTGCAACAAGGATGAGACCTTGGCTGCAAACTACCTGTTAGACCACATTAATGAGTTCGATGACGGAGGGCCGCAGTAA
- the LOC124652259 gene encoding probable ubiquitin receptor RAD23 isoform X1 codes for MKVSVKTLKGSSFQIEVNPADKISDVKKLIESSQGQNVYPADQQMLVHQGKVLKDETTLEENKVLENNFLVIMLRQNKGSSSAAPAKSKEPSNQAPPTQTVPATPASQAPVTPAPQAVTAPAPISVPVSAPGPAATASPAPAVAVSTEAEPYGQAASNLVAGSNLEATIQSILEMGGGTWDRDTVLRALRAAFNNPERAIEYLYSGIPEPMDIPAPPPSAQPADPAQALQATQAAVASSGPNASPLDLFPQALPNASANAAGEGNLDVLRNNAQFRSLLSLVQANPQILQPLLQELGKQNPQILQLIQDNQAEFLRLINEPAEGDEDENLLDQFAEGVVPQTIAVTPEENEAILRLEGMGFDRALVLEVYFACNKDETLAANYLLDHINEFDDGGPQ; via the exons ATGAAGGTCTCCGTGAAGACGCTCAAGGGCTCCAGCTTCCAGATCGAAGTCAACCCCGCCGACAAG ATTTCGGATGTGAAGAAGCTCATTGAGAGTTCACAAGGGCAGAATGTGTACCCAGCTGACCAGCAAATGCTTGTACATCAAGGGAAGGTGCTTAAGGATGAGACTACGTTGGAGGAAAACAAAGTTCTTGAAAACAACTTTCTTGTGATAATGCTTAGACAG AATAAGGGCTCATCAAGTGCAGCTCCAGCTAAATCGAAGGAACCCTCAAATCAG GCACCACCTACTCAGACAGTGCCTGCTACTCCTGCCTCTCAAGCTCCAGTCACCCCAGCACCTCAAGCAGTGACTGCACCAGCACCCAT TAGTGTACCTGTCAGTGCTCCTGGTCCAGCTGCCACAGCCTCCCCAGCTCCTGCTGTTGCCGTCTC CACTGAAGCAGAACCTTATGGTCAGGCTGCCTCAAACCTTGTTGCGGGGAGCAACCTAGAGGCAACAATTCAGTCGATTCTTGAAATGGGTGGCGGAACATGGGACAGAGACACTGTGCTGCGTGCCCTACGGGCTGCTTTCAACAATCCGGAGAGGGCTATTGAATATTTATACTCT GGTATTCCTGAGCCGATGGACATTCCTGCACCACCTCCAAGTGCCCAGCCAGCTGATCCTGCCCAGGCTTTACAAGCAACTCAAGCTGCAGTTGCCTCTTCTGGACCTAATGCTAGTCCCTTGGACCTCTTCCCTCAA GCCCTTCCAAATGCTTCAGCAAATGCTGCTGGTGAGGGAAATCTGGATGTTTTGCGTAACAATGCACAGTTCCGAAGCTTACTTTCCTTAGTGCAGGCTAACCCTCAAATCTTACAG CCATTGCTTCAAGAGCTGGGAAAGCAGAATCCTCAGATTTTACAGCTGATTCAGGACAACCAAGCTGAGTTCCTTCGTTTAATCAACGAACCAGCTGAGGGTGATGAAGACGA GAATCTCCTAGACCAGTTTGCAGAGGGAGTTGTTCCTCAGACCATAGCTGTTACTCCTGAGGAGAATGAAGCTATACTTCGT CTTGAAGGAATGGGCTTTGACCGGGCGCTTGTTCTGGAGGTGTACTTCGCCTGCAACAAGGATGAGACCTTGGCTGCAAACTACCTGTTAGACCACATTAATGAGTTCGATGACGGAGGGCCGCAGTAA
- the LOC124656889 gene encoding uncharacterized protein LOC124656889, protein MESASDPKAEENPDVWELFRHYDRLYFRGALDDAAFAVEWTSPRVKTCSGFGSCSFGSKTITLYQPMLQHRTKDDLKNALLHLMIHAIVFMKHGMARLSMHGPVFRDWMDAINACSIEDYLRPKGGYCITTTHDFSPEELQSIQGNLWKCESCAATLLRATKLGPPSDSCCIENVSKHATCGNMLCNWHNHKMNCGGTYVVPKQGQKMVPKGYAVGCKQGLLTETSKSQDAVEESYSDEVQENSTVPKPIVPAIPQRKASKSNMPVDFQKAIVPATPRRKLKQEFVSSEKYELFSIGSCKNENTLGSCSSKKPEDFQRKIDSSDSPLSKLKRKQTSIASKKHEIRSVESFYNAKSSRTDTSTKASRWHKPEHVQKSNVQPAASQKKLKLEEDMTFSLGSYKSAKLPGGSTSRKANTWHKPEGVEKSSIALPSPTKKLKLEQDFVEKHEDTKPLGSSTRNKEGKLHKPEGIQKGSVLPATAPRKLKQNLVASEKNELSSCVGRSNANVLDNVFSKQAHKQRDPEVTRKPITQPAAPQSIPKQQNITNSSAKAGNQHSPQDFQRAVSQSKLKQSNHVAPERQKTRSVAPKMQQTRSVARERKKRRSVAPGKKKEYACVSVWANIYESECSSGSAEPLVNKRTERRKRERERAVQITYSRSRKRSASGMSFVKAEPAEEEVSSEQAKPPPRSQCLEFILIGTAHKVVTQDPRDQFRRPAPRMGIVAPSADQVKTQTPRGQSQPSTQTLRDQSQRPAPSMDIVGVSPVGRVTTRIPRGQFQPPAQCMNIVISPADLAATQAHTDQSVPLPSTCMDIAAVPSADQVMTRAPVHQSQPLAASAIATDNPDVIDISDDD, encoded by the exons atggaatcGGCGTCGGATCCGAAGGCGGAGGAGAACCCGGACGTGTGGGAGCTGTTCCGGCACTACGACAGGCTCTACTTCCGCGGCGCGCTCGACGACGCCGCATTCGCCGTCGAGTGGACCTCCCCGCGCGTGAAGACTTGCAG TGGTTTCGGATCCTGTTCATTTGGAAGCAAAACCATAACGCTCTATCAACCAATGCTGCAACATCGCACAAAGGATGATCTGAAGAACGCCCTTCTGCATCTGATGATTCATGCTATCGTATTTATGAAGCATGGTATGGCGAGACTCAG TATGCATGGTCCTGTTTTCCGTGATTGGATGGATGCTATCAACGCTTGCTCCATTGAAGATTACCTG AGACCAAAAGGCGGCTATTGTATCACCACCACCCATGATTTCAGTCCGGAAGAACTCCAGAGCATCCAGGGAAATCTGTGGAAG TGTGAATCATGTGCCGCTACACTTTTGAGAGCCACGAAGCTGGGCCCTCCATCTGATTCCTGCTGTATTGAGAATGTTAGCAAACATGCTACCTGTGGCAACATGCTTTGCAACTGGCACAA CCACAAGATGAATTGTGGTGGTACATATGTGGTGCCGAAACAAGGTCAAAAGATGGTTCCGAAAGGTTATGCTGTTGGTT GTAAACAGGGGCTTCTTACTGAAACATCCAAGTCACAAGATGCTGTAGAAGAATCATATTCAGATGAAGTTCAGGAGAATTCTACTGTGCCAAAACCAATTGTGCCTGCTATCCCTCAGAGAAAGGCAAGCAAGAGTAATATGCCTGTAGATTTTCAGAAAGCAATTGTGCCTGCAACCCCTCGGAGAAAATTGAAGCAGGAGTTTGTTTCATCGGAAAAGTATGAGCTTTTCTCTATAGGAAGTTGCAAAAATgaaaacacacttggtagttgctCCTCAAAGAAGCCAGAGGACTTCCAGAGAAAAATTGATTCGTCTGATTCTCCTCTGAGCAAACTGAAGCGGAAGCAAACATCTATTGCTTCGAAGAAGCATGAAATTAGATCTGTAGAGAGTTTCTACAATGCAAAATCGTCGAGAACTGACACCTCCACGAAGGCAAGCAGGTGGCATAAGCCAGAGCACGTTCAGAAATCCAATGTCCAGCCTGCTGCATCTCAGAAAAAACTGAAGCTAGAGGAAGACATGACTTTCTCTCTAGGGAGTTATAAAAGTGCAAAACTACCAGGCGGCAGCACATCCAGGAAAGCAAACACGTGGCACAAGCCCGAGGGTGTTGAGAAATCCAGTATCGCACTTCCTTCTCCCACAAAAAAACTGAAGCTTGAGCAAGACTTCGTTGAGAAACATGAAGATACAAAACCACTTGGAAGCAGCACCAGAAACAAAGAAGGCAAACTTCACAAGCCTGAAGGCATTCAGAAAGGCAGTGTTCTACCTGCTACCGCTCCCAGAAAACTGAAACAAAACTTGGTTGCGTCGGAGAAGAATGAGCTTTCCTCTTGTGTGGGTCGCAGCAATGCAAATGTACTGGACAATGTGTTCTCAAAGCAGGCACACAAGCAGCGTGACCCTGAAGTGACTCGGAAACCCATCACGCAGCCTGCCGCCCCTCAAAGTATACCCAAGCAGCAAAACATAACCAACTCCTCAGCCAAGGCAGGGAATCAGCATAGTCCTCAAGATTTTCAGCGTGCTGTTTCTCAAAGTAAACTGAAGCAATCAAACCATGTTGCACCTGAGAGGCAAAAGACAAGAAGCGTTGCGCCTAAGATGCAACAGACAAGAAGCGTTGCACGTGAGAGGAAAAAGAGGAGAAGCGTTGCACCGGGAAAGAAAAAGGAGTATGCTTGCGTTAGTGTGTGGGCAAACATCTACGAATCAGAATGTTCAAGTGGATCAGCTGAGCCGCTTGTAAACAAAAGAACAGAGCGAAGGAAGCGAGAGAGAGAACGAGCAGTTCAGATAACCTATTCTCGGTCAAGGAAGCGAAGTGCCAGCGGAATGAGCTTCGTCAAGGCCGAACCTGCGGAGGAAGAAGTCTCATCTGAACAAGCCAAGCCACCACCTCGATCTCAATGCTTGGAGTTCATTCTTATTGGTACTGCCCACAAGGTGGTGACTCAAGACCCTAGAGATCAGTTCCGACGACCAGCTCCACGCATGGGCATTGTTGCCCCTTCTGCAGATCAGGTGAAGACTCAAACCCCAAGAGGTCAGTCCCAGCCATCAACTCAAACTCTTAGAGATCAATCCCAGCGACCAGCTCCAAGCATGGATATTGTTGGTGTCTCTCCTGTAGGCCGGGTGACGACTCGAATCCCTAGAGGTCAGTTCCAGCCACCAGCTCAATGCATGAACATTGTCATCTCTCCTGCGGACCTGGCGGCAACTCAAGCCCACACAGATCAGTCCGTTCCACTTCCATCTACGTGCATGGACATTGCTGCAGTGCCCTCTGCTGACCAGGTGATGACTCGAGCCCCTGTACATCAGTCACAACCACTAGCAGCAAGCGCCATCGCCACAGATAATCCTGACGTGATAGACATATCTGATGATGACTGA